Below is a window of Sciurus carolinensis chromosome 6, mSciCar1.2, whole genome shotgun sequence DNA.
cttatgtgatttcttgtgtccagcgtggttttcatgggattccttacagaaATAAGAAGGCCTACCTTGTGAGATTGCTTCAACAATTAGGAATCATTTTGTAAAGAGTTTAACATAGTTCCTGGCAGGTAGTAGTTGTGATTCAACAAATGGCAACCCTGTGACATTATTGCCACCCTCTGTTCACCTGCCAAAACCTAAATACTGCTGTTTCCTGATTTCTGTCTGTGgctctttaatttcattcattcattctgtgaCCCTCgtaattttctgaagaatttgtTCTTCCTACCTTGATTTCCCCAGAGACCTTATGATCTCTGAAAAGATTAAATGAACTGGGTCcagtggcctgtaatcccagatacttgggaggctgaagcaggaggattgcaagttctaggccaacctcagccacttagtgagacctgtataaaaaaaaaaaaattaaaaagggttggggatatagctcaggagtagagagtcagtgggttcattccccagtttggccacacacacacacacacacacacacacacacaagacttCATTTAGTCCctctattatattattatattccaGGTAGATATGGCATCTCTtggcttctctttttctgtcatttaagcTGGTCTTTCTCTTTATCggatttccctccttttctgtttcctcaaaGATCCACCAGATGCCTACTGCTTCCTGAGATCTAAAATGATATGTATCCTCCATGTGCATGACTTCCTCTGTATATTCTTAACACTTTGCTCTCCCTttgtaacaataaaaaatgtcaataaaataattatgggcaaatcaaaaaaatgtaaacaggTCAATGTAAACATATGTTGAAACATCAttgatatgatatatatttatatatgtattaacAGCTCAGGGTTAAGGGTTCCTCATTGGCCTGAAGCAGTAAGCTAATTTCTGAGCAGAAGCCATTCACAGAGGAGCTTATGTTAAGTATGAGAATTATTGACCAGACTGACTTTGATGCACAGCATTGAGGAGCTTCCTGCCTGGTTCTATCTGGCTTATCCTGTTGGATGCTTCTCTCCATTGTCCACTCCAATGGATGTGACACTTCATAGATGTTTCAGCTCACCCAAGCCACCCTTCAAGTTGGGGGCATTTTCtcattaataataatgaaactaCTAGAAAATAACCAGAGTGCTTAATTGGAAACTATGATGATTCATCTTggatgtcaacttgactggattgaCAGACACTTAGAAAACTGGTAAAGCACACTTCTGCATGTATCTGTGAGGTTGTTTCCAGCAATGATTGATATTTGGGTCAGTCAAATTAAGGGGTAAGACCTGCCCTGAATGTGGATCACATCATCCTATTAGACCGGAAGCCTAGATGaaacaaaaaggaggaagaagggaagcaaGCTTCCATTCTTCTTGAATAGGTGTAtttttgctgctgccattgtCACAAAGGCATCAGACTCTATCTTCTCTGAATATGGATTCACATCAGCCACTTTCCAGGGTGTTTGCAGGCCTTCAGTGTTGGACTGGGGCTGGTCCCTCTGGTTCTGAGGCTTCCAGTTTCTTGGACAGAGCAGCTACTAGTTTTCCTGGCTCTCTAGCTTGCAGATGGCCATCATTCAACTATCCAGCCTCTAATTATATAACCCAAACTAACAAATCCcttttcataattatatatacatcCTACTGGTTCTGTTCCTCCAGAGAACCCTAACTAATatggaaattaaagaatacagtTTTGAATAAcctattgtgatgggctgacagatctgactccatgagaatgttataggccagactctaagggaaatgactaaccagactccattttgctctgagactccatgttatgtaggaaataagcttctcccatggaaacacctcgcctctgtgcccattatcagttacttagtgtgacatgttcaataatacagaatgataattcctatgtaaagaaaaattgctctcttttgattcctattgctcataaacaatgtaccatgtgaacagtgattgtgtggatgttagtaaccattctttagtttgtacctaggtaagggtcattttgacccacttccccctctgttgatgatctcatgatgttagtttgtaatttcgaatcatagcaacagacacttatgattgatgtgatttttggtataagaacccctacaaccctgtggtcagggctgttctcccaataacaattttttgggggcattgtgtgaggcAGTCaaccggccagcttaataaagactctcaaatttggacttctcagtggtgatcagtctgttcttaagttgcgccccataacacaaTGATCAGCTGAGTGCAGTGGCGTACACCTATACTTGCAGCTACTTGGAAGGCATTGGGAGAATTGCTTAAACTCAGGAGTTCAAGACAAGtctgggcaatgtagcaagatccCCCATAttatggtttgggtctggaatgtttcccaaagTCTCATGTATTAAAGGTTTAGTTCCTAATGTAGCAGAGTTCAAAAgtgggacttttgggaagtgattggatcatgaggctGCTAAcctcatcaatagattaatccattaatcCTTACCGATGGATTCATAGCTAAATGGACTACTGGGGGTGGTGGAAACCACAGGAGTACAGGAGGTGGGGCTGAGTTGAAGGGAGTAGGTGCTTGGGGACATGCGCTGGGGACTATATGTTTTTCCAGGTCTCTTCCCTATCTCTCCTTCCAGGCTACTATGAGCTAaacagttttgctctgccacactgTGTCTGCCATGAAACTGCCTCAACATGGGCCCAGAAACAATAGAGTCAGCCAATTGtaaactgagacctttgaaactgcgtgccaaaataaatttttctcctttaagttgtttttctcagatattttgttatagtaaccaaAAGCTAACACATTcactctcaaaaataaacaaatatataaatatccaaTCCATGATCAAAAGCAGCTACAACTTATTTTTAGctaactaataaaaattataacatttagaTGGGTAAAGTGCAGTTGTAGTTGTACTTAGAagaaatatgacttttaaaaagattttaattgacatatttgcaaatatttatgggtatggtttaataatttaatatatatacatatgtacaatgTATAATTATCAAATCAGTgtaattagcattttcatctctTCAAATGTTTATCATAGAACTATCATATACGTGAGAGCATGTATTAGGTACAAGAATGTGTTACTGGAATTCTTCTAAGCACTTACAATACCAACCTTTAACAAAATCttctgttgtggtttagatataaaTTTCCCCGAAGACTCACTTGTGGAAGCATTGGTCCCTAGGCTCttgagaagtgattggatcatgaggactctgagttcatcaatggattaatccactgagggatTCTTATTTGATGGCAGTATTGGAAAGTGGTAAAAACCATAGAAACTGGGGTCTAGTTGGATGATCACTGTGGGGTTTGCCCTTGGGGACTGTACAGTTTCCTCAGCTCTTTCCCCCTCCACTTCCCTGCTgctaagcagttttcctctgccacaccattTCCCCATGATGTTCTACTCACTctggacccaaagcaatggagctgattgaccatgaactgaaacctctgaaactgagacaaaaacaaattttccttcctttaagTTGGTTTCCTTAGGTATTTTGGTTATAGTAAAGTTGACTAATATATCTTCTGAAATTCCAACTCATTAGAGCAGTCTCTCATTGACAGCATAAACTAACAAGGATATTACTAGAGAGGAAAATGACAGGCCAAGCTCCACATGAATAAGAACAGAAATCACAAATAGAACATTAGTAAATCAAATCCAGTAGTATGGAAGTAGGTATTATATCATAAACAGTGAGATTTATTTCTGAAACTCATGAGTGCTGTACTATACGAAAGTCAGcctatgttatgtgcatgtattaatatgccacaatgaaactcaaTATTACACATAATCGTTATGCACTAatagacaatttttaaaagacagtctttgccagatgcagtggtgaatatctgtaatcccagggccttgggagcctgaagcaggagaatcacaagttcaaaaccaacctcagcagcttagccaggccctaagcaacttagtgagaccctgtctcaaaatcagaattaaaagggctgggaatgtgatcAGTGTTCCTGGTTAACtacccggtaccaaaaaaaaaaagaaaaaaaaaatcagtcttagATATTTACATTTATAGGCACTgagaaactttaaataaatataaatagacaATGGATAGatcatgtataaaaatgaaactcTGACCACAGTCTACAGCAAACTGCTCAGGAAACCAAGTTCCATATTTGTAATAAAAAGCTCAGGAAACCAGATGCTATGCATCTTTGCAGGAAATCAGATTGCTATCTTTAGTAATAATGTAGGAAGTTAAACAATAAGTTCTGCAACAACTGGCACTAAATGGCCAGGACTTGACTACTAACTGACAGCTTTTCTAATTCATTCCCCAGCTTCCAACTTAGAATCAACCAGAGAAAGCCCAATATTGCTGTAGTCAATTATGAATAGGACAACTTGTTTCTAGTTAGCCTGTCTCCAGCTTCTCCAGGCCAACAGCTTCCAGTCAGAAtacactttctcttttttttttttttttttttcccccactttaaAATTTTCCCACCCCAGCTTTCTGTAGTGGCAGTATCAAAGCCACTAAGTTTATCTGAGGTTTATCTGAGGCATGATTATTGCTAATTGAAAGCTTTCCCACATCTCTTTCAGTCTCTGCAAATCGTCAAATGATAGTGATTGACCCTTGCTATAGAAAACTCTGGAtaaacaagtttttattttatttggatttccATGGTGCTCACTTGTTGAGTGAACAATGATTAACTGTATAGAAGTATAAGATATAAACTGAGAACAAGGGTCATGGAATATCTCACCAGGTTCCACTTCCTGATATCCATTACCAAAACTCCCAGAgtgggactggggtgtggctcagtggtagagcactcacccagCACGTGGAAAGTCCTGGGTTAGATCCActgtactgcaaaacaaaacaacaaaaacaaataaaaaactcccCAAACTCCCAGAGGATAAATAGATATTCACTCTGACATTCAGTGCCTAAGGTAAGGCTAGAGTTGATACACCTCTTAGGGAGCATACATTGGTATGTCACGGAATGTCCCCTCTTTCTTCATTTAGATGGAAGTATAGGGTACTTTTCAGAGTTAGGGATATGGGGAATGAGTTTTGTCCTGAAGCCAATTCATTATTTTGGTTTCCTTTATGATACAGAGTGTCTATCTAGTCCCTAAGCTCATTAAGAGTTGTGTTTGGTGTCCCAAGACATATGCCCTGTAATTAGAGGTATGAAGCTGGGACATGAGCTCATTATCAATCTTGTAAGAAACAGAACATCTTGGATGGTTACTTCTATAATTTGTGCTTGGAGCCCCTGGAGTTGGGGGAAGAGTGTGTGTAAGGAGCCTTCACCAGGTCACCACTGGCTGACACTGCCAAGGATTTGCAGGTAAAGTAGAAGGTGAATATCGGGGAGCTGAATGCAGTTGATAGACAATGAGGAGATGAGAGAGGACCTGACAGATGAGGAACTGAAGGTGACTGGAATTGGAAGGAGTTGGTTGACTTCAATCTCTCTGCAGAGAGTCAGGATGGATATGGAGACTACTTCTTGTGGCCAACTCACAAAGGTTGTCAGCATTGGAAACCAGGAAGATGTTAAATTTAGTTTCCTAGGGCACATTGCTATCATCATTCTCCAGGCTCTGAACTGATTTTCAAAGTCAGCAGGAAGGCCTGTTGCCTCTTGGCCCTGTGTTCTGTGTATTTTGGCCTATACTGATCTTAGATTCTACCTCTCTGTGCCTGCTCTGACTCCCTTTATTGACTTATCTCTGAAACTTGTTAGGTCTGTGTCCTatgctttttcatatttgttttcagTCTTTGACTCCAGACAGCTTTCTTACCACTTCCAAGAAGAGAACAGAGTTATGTACCCACATTACTCTAAGCCAGTGTATGTGAACCTATTTCCCCATCAGAAtcacacaaaatttttttcttttcctcttcttctcctcctcctcctccttccttctttcttcttcttttttttttttttttttttgtttttgctaccagggactgaacacaaccccatcttttttatttttattttttttaagttttgagacagggtttcactaagttgtttagagacttactaagttgctgaggctggcttagaacctgtggtcctcctgcctcagcctcctgagcctgtgggattacatgtgtgcaccacagtgcccggTGACAcaaagaactttttgttttttgtactagggattgaacctagaggtgcttaaccactgagccacacccctagcctttatatatatatatatatatatatatattatttagaaacaaggtcttgctgagttgcttagggttttgctaagttgttgaggctggctttgaactcatgatcctcctgcctcagcttactGAGCTGCTGgatgaagaacttttaaaaacaactaaagaCAGAGTCTCATCCAGATCCAGTGAACCAAAACCTTGGGGGAAGGGGGACAGACCAAGGAATTTGCACTTGTAAAGATATTCCCAGGTTTTCCAGAGATATAAGCATATCTGAGAACCCAGGCATGACTATAGGACCCCAGGTATCTCACTCTCGCTTCCTTCTGTTCATAAACACCCACCTATCATCTCTGTTTCAATGTTCTTTGTCTCTCCTTGATAGTCTTTCCAATTTCTattaagggatttttaaaatttatttattttcaagcaTCAATAATACTTGATGTGATATTATGATATGTACATACATTACAGAGTGATTTGATGAAGCTAATTAACAAATCCATCACCACATActtatcattttttgtggtgagaattttaaaaatctactcttacagaaatttggaaatatataaTACTTATTAAATGTAGTTACCATGCTACTAAATAGATCATTAAATCATACTCCTCCcgtctaactgaaactttgtccAATATCTTAGGGGAAATTCTtgaattccattattttttcttttttctgaaatggGGATCATATTTTGGGAGAACACCAGTCATCTTTTTTTTGTgtatatactggggattgaacccaggggcacttaaccactgagccatatccccaaccctttctatatttttgattttgagacagggtctcgctaagttgcttagggcctccttaaattgttgagactggctttgaatttgcaatcctctgcctcaacttcccaagctgctgggattacaggtatgtgccatgggACCTGGCTTCAACATCAGTAATCTTGAGAGTGAGAAACTTTGGGGGTAAAACAACAAAgtacattcaagggagaatgtgaaCCATCTCCAGAAAGAGATATAGCAATCTCTTAGTCccagatattaatatttataaagggaGAGTAGCTAAGGGTTGAATTGGATATAGAGGCAGGGCAGAGTTTTGTTACTTCAAACCAATTTCTCTAGTGCTTTCACACTACTCTCCTACGGTTACCTGTAGGAGGACCAGGGATGGTGGGGGAGGGTCTGGGTTGCTTATGAGTTACTTGTACTCTAACTATTCATGGatacttttccttttgagactCAGCTTATTTTTCTGTATCCTCAAATTCCTATCTCAAAAGGAACCGACATCCATTTATCATACATAATTTATCTTAAATTCACTTGACATTTGGAGTGACAATCTGCTAGTTAATTAGCtttatccaaaggaaaaataaacttctcaCATCTTTCTGATAGGAGGTAGTTCTGCGTCTTGGAGGAAGATACCTGGCTGAATTTAGATTCTTACTCTCCCATGGAGACTGAGAGATAAAGGCACAATATTTCTTAatggggcctcacacatgctgggcaagtactctaccaccgatTTTTATCTCCAGTCCATAAGCTTCCTTTACTTGATggtagagattgaatccagggcttttcacttgctagacaagcactctaccactgagttatatacctagacctttctaaaattttattttgggacaaggttttgctaagttacccaggctggtcttaaacttgtcctcgttctgcctcagactcctgagtcactgaatgacaagtgtgcaccaccatgtcctgctcacaatctttctttctttttgtaagatttaaaaatatttttattttattaatttatttttatgtggtgctgaggatcaaacccagtgcctcacacatgccagcaagcactctactactgagccacgaccccagtctCTCCACAATCTTTCTTGATGATCACATTTGGAAGAGATCTGGCTCTCAGGTCCTTGAGAAATCAGACATTCCTGGTCAGAATGCTGGCAagaaatttacttaattttaaaagctttaaaaatatttacgtacatttcagaaagaatttaCAAGTGGTCAAATTAAATGTTCTAAGTAGGAGGGAGGAGTCTCCCATTATATTTAACAAGAAGAGTCatgtctcttatttttaatttgtattagcCTTTAAACCTACCAtgcctctctcttctcccttatcTTTTCCTCCAACAGTTCACTTTCCCTACCTCTTAAAAATCTGTTTGTCCTTTTGCAATATCTACAGCTATTCTCCTGGCATTTATTCACCcacccttctctctttctttaccCTCTGATTTCCCTGCCTCTGCTTGCCTTATCCttcatctttcaaaattaaaacaggaTCAAAAATGGCTTAGTAACCCCTGAGGACAGTTGAGAGAAAATGGGCTTTCAGTTTAAGAAGAAAGGGTCGGGTAGTGTGAAAGGGTATGAGACTCTGTTTTTTGAGAGCTTATTTGAAGGTTCTAGCCGGGGAACACAGCCACTAGCATATTGGTGACCAAAGAACCAGTCTCTACTGGGAAGGTGGTCCTCTTCCACAGAGTGCAGTTTTGGGAGGGAAGCACATGGAGCGTTGAGGGAAGAAGGGGGAACACCAGCTACATTGGCCAGATCAACCCCTATGATCAATGAGGTTGCAGATAGCATAGACAGATCACTCTCACATGCAGGGtctatattttggaaaaaatgagtTTATTTCCTTGCTCCATGGAGATggcaggaaaataattttattttttcttttgtctgtttctcAGGGTCATGGCCATGGAGATCTGGAACCACACCTTCCTATCAAACTTCATCCTTAGAGGTCTGCTCAGCCACTCATCATATGACTGCTTCCTCTTTTCCCTGGTCCTTTTGGCCTTTGCTACTGCCCTGACTGGCAACATCCTTCTCCTTCTGCTCATCCAGGGTGACAGGCACCTGCATACTcctatgtactttttcctcagtcaGCTCTCCATCATGGACTTGACCATGGTTTGTGCTGTGGTGCCCAAGATGGCAGCCAACTTTCTCTCAGGCCATATATTCATCTCTTGGGGAGGTTGTGCAGCTCAGATTTTCCTAGTGGTCATGGTAGGAGGAGCTGAGTGCTTCCTTTTGGCagtcatggcctatgaccggtaTGTAGCGATCTGCCACCCCCTGCGGTACTCTGTGCTCATGAGCTGGAAGACCTGCTATCTCCTGGCCATGGCATCCTGGATAGGGGGGGGTGTCTGACAGTGTGATTGATGTTGGTACAGTCTTCAGCTTCCCCTACTGTGCCTCTATGGAGGTGGACCACTTTTTCTGTGAGGTCCCTGCCCTTCTGCGTCTCTCCTGTGCCGACACCTCACTCTTTGAGGACCTCATCTACGCATGCTGTGTGGTCATGCTGCTGCTGCCCCTTGGAGTCATTGTGGCTTCCTATGCCCAGGTCCTCACGGCTGTGATTAGGATGCCTTCCACTGAGGGGAAGCAGAAGGCTCTGACCACTTGCTCTTCTCACCTGGCTGTGGTGGGCCTCTACTACAGTGGAGCCATATTTAGCTATATGCAAAGGGCCTCCACTCGGACACCAGCGGGAGACAGGGCCACCTCCATCTTCTACACCATTCTCACTCCAATGCTCAACCCactcatctacagcctgaggaacagggaggtTACCAGGGCACTGAGGAAGATGCTGGGGAGGTGGAGAGTGTAGGCACTTGTCCCTCCCTCTTGGGGGTTCCCTTCTTGGTCTGTCCCTTCTTCTGCTTCCCTGTCACTCCCATTCTTCCTCTCTGCCCTCACTGGCTCCCTGGCAGTTTGGGGCAAGACTGTGAACTAAGTAATCTGCTAACATGTAGGATGCTTGGAAGGAAAATGACAGGGTCACAGATGGTACTTGATTAGCTTCACAATGAATCCTCCCGTTCCTCACAAGCACCATTATTTCCAAGAATTAAAGCCCACCATAAATTTCGAGACCAGCAGATACATTGTTTAGGTGGCCAGTAAGGTTGGTAGGTCAGCCTtgcttctgaatttcattttaaaaatgacccaACAGCCAACAGTGGTGGTGAAGAATACTTGTAACTCCAACTACAGGAGAGGCCAAGGCAGATGCATGTTTGATGCCAgactgggcaaattagtgagaccctcattcaaaataaaataaagtggtaGAGTGTTGggtggcatgtgtg
It encodes the following:
- the LOC124987489 gene encoding LOW QUALITY PROTEIN: olfactory receptor 2M3-like (The sequence of the model RefSeq protein was modified relative to this genomic sequence to represent the inferred CDS: deleted 1 base in 1 codon) — its product is MAMEIWNHTFLSNFILRGLLSHSSYDCFLFSLVLLAFATALTGNILLLLLIQGDRHLHTPMYFFLSQLSIMDLTMVCAVVPKMAANFLSGHIFISWGGCAAQIFLVVMVGGAECFLLAVMAYDRYVAICHPLRYSVLMSWKTCYLLAMASWIGGGVDSVIDVGTVFSFPYCASMEVDHFFCEVPALLRLSCADTSLFEDLIYACCVVMLLLPLGVIVASYAQVLTAVIRMPSTEGKQKALTTCSSHLAVVGLYYSGAIFSYMQRASTRTPAGDRATSIFYTILTPMLNPLIYSLRNREVTRALRKMLGRWRV